The following is a genomic window from Solanum stenotomum isolate F172 chromosome 4, ASM1918654v1, whole genome shotgun sequence.
atctaaaaagtatgaccacttacccatgttggcatacatagtttatgaggactttgagttgtctgaactggtccccatatcggtgctcaatattactcccaataatataactaatgctcatatgtttaaaaacatttcctcatccattgagattattactaaaagagttctcttaaaagagattatgctcaaaaactcctcatgaactcatttggaaatcaaggtttcctctcaTTCTAAATGTaaagcatttactcttgggaatacttagttcccatatattcattttgaaaaatgaaactcaactcttcTCATACTCAAAttctcaagtcttaaaacaagttttaaaagtttaaaaacgacttctcaaaatgactcgaaagaactcccttgaactttactcttaactctatgttgaatttgaattatgttttcaagagttatgatttatgatatgaaggatctcgtgatgattAAATGGAGTTTAGATAATTGATAATAGAAAAAACGAGCGAAGACACAGACTAGGGAGAAAAGGCGCGACGTGGAgaagaattaaaatatttggtcacaaaataatttttgaaacagtGGAGTCCGCGTTCTCTTCGCGAGGCTGAGAGGGAGGTACTTTCCTGGCTGGGCACTGGATTTTAAAGCATGTCCGCGACGCAGACCTGAGCGCTTATTTTTGCCCAatcttttcttcctctcccaaactCGATTCAACTCATACCCACTGAAATTCTAAGGTCAAAACTCTCAAATTCTTATAACCCAGAACAAACTCAGTGAAACCCACACAAGAACTCTCAATTTACTCAACTCATTCGCAAACCCTCGCCTCAAtttactcaaaacaacactccATTACCAAttaaattcaagaactcaacaattcAACATTAACAGTGAATTCATGGGTAAAGATTACAAGATTGGCGTGAGGgagaacaaacccaacactatggaagcttacataccttaatttggCAAAATAAATCCTCGATTTGCAAGAAATCTTGATGAACGCTTGAACTCCTCCTTGTTTCCTCTGAacctctcaaaaccctaaacgtgattttgaattatgaaaactAATCTAAGTCAgcttagacccctaaaatatttccaaaaatgttTAGAGCtaatggggtaaggaaaagacaaaattaCCCCTCATTAATTTGGGTAAATTTTCTTAACTGGACAGACTGACTTCAAAAGGGCTtatctccctcatccgaactcaaaatttagcaaacttagtagaattggaaagaggattcaacgacatttcatttgatatcttatcggccacctaactcatcatgtactgaaagttatggtcgtttgaagttgacccaaaactcacaacttaagcataacttagaaaaatctcaaaatggttctttccaatttagttctttctaagaccaaggtgttacaatatctctcccttgggatcattcgtccttgaatgagattactctaagtAGAAATGAGGGTGTAAACATTTACACCAAACTAAAACACCCCACATGCAATAAATCATAATTCAACATTTCAACTTAAAGAGTACcaagaaaagaattagtaccttggtttAAAGCTTAtctcttcatatcctcctcagtctcccaagtagcttcctcaacaaactgattcctccataagaccttgattgatgctacctccttggttctcaacttgcgaacctgacaATCAAGTATCTCAATgaaaatctcctcataagataggttttccttaataccaatattttcTGTCACACCCTGACACTACTCCCTGGACGCAACACGAGActtaggatcatgagtgaccccaagctaaccctgctggcataatcgtaagcatactaaagataaactgaaataataaatactatgttgaagctaaatcatgataaaattgaaataatggggaatacccatatactaaatctgaataaGGATAACTGAGAGtttgaatataaaataaaagtcaaACTCTAAGACTAAAGCTTAAACTAgttatgtctgaaataaagcctcttCTGACTAGAAATACTGGGACATGCCCtagctagatctagcaaaactgaaactaaagctaaataaataataagattatcatgtcactagtcctcgaagaataaggactcaccactgatgctgctgaattGAAGATCAGGAAttgatctatgcgtgatctgactactgaggacctgaacctacattacaaaaagatgtagcgcagagtatgcgtcagtacttgaaaggcaCTGGGCAtgtaggatagagtaaagctgaataATAGTCATAGCTGAACAAGCAATAAGCAATAGtgtaatctgaacatgataaggaTGTTGAAAGTACTGTACATGACTAAACCgaatacaatgaccaagttataacatgctgagactgagtACTGAACTATACTGataatatggtcaatgcaatggaaGTTGACTGaactgtaagggagctactaataaccgacataacaccacatgagctaaatatggagtctaATGTATATGCCCCGGACCCAATATGCCCtaccaaaggtatagaggcatgttggcgtgatcactaaaatgatgcccacatagtggacttacaacctacggggcacatagttctgggacttgagagtgactgaccctagtccactcggtattaagatTCCTAtatgattaagtaattaacactttatgactgaaatgttgtaatactggatagctcaaaatactgacatgcaaactgagattGCAACATTAATATGATGATTGTGATGCATTCGAAAGCTGAGGCATGTTTATATATAACTGaattaactgacctagcatgtgtaattcatgaactgaaataactacatagctagggttttgaatttatgcatgaatcTAGGCAAAACAATACTGAattcatgataatatgattaggatcattctaacagctaaaacccaatCAATTCTaccattcaagaaaccctaagtctagataatattaaggggatcaagattctgactgaaatctagggacgtaatgggtgaaaggaaaccactagtgaaatcccacatacctggtgatatattccatggagaaatattttaattttggggTTGAAACTGAAGGAACtgtgttgcgttcttgaactagggttcttgacttctctcTCCTCTTATGCtgtaatttttctaaattctGAAGAATGATCTGATttaggcaagttctagttttgtttctaggctaaaactaactaaaaccacgtagtttagagtctaaacgacgtagtttaggggtccaacacataaggaaaagaccaaaagacccctgacttaaaagctgttAGGGTCACCCACGGACGGGATTGATGGACCGTCGATCGAcagattattgatttaaattgttgaattatgatctcttacgcatgaattgatgaaatactatgattttatggtGATTTACCCATGGACCCATGTAAATCCCATATTTTCCCAAtaatgatgatatgatgtgggtctttgctTATGAAAGAGGAgctttatgaaatcaagcataAAATGATGGAAtaacatgaatttatgatgaaatccatatctaatcCTTGTTTTCTAGATGTGGTGATTGAAAGTAGATTTTNCTGTCAGGGTCACCGACGAACGGGATTGATGAACCGTCGATCGACAGATTGTTGAtttaaattgttgaattatgatctcttatacatgaattgatgaaatactatgattttatgatgatttacccatgaacccatgtaaatcCCATATTTTCCCAAtaatgatgatatgatgtgggtctttgctTATGAAAGAGGAgctttatgaaatcaagcataAAATGATGGAAtaacatgaatttatgatgaaatccatatctaatcCTTGTTTTCTAGATGTGGTGATTGAAAGTAGATTTTAAACcttgaaaggtgaattatgagattatgcatctTCTTATGAAACCTATGTAAATGATTTAAGGAtgcttgagagtaaagtatcaatgatgatgttgttgttgtgttgttgaaatgaGTTTGTCATGAACACATGGAAGTATGATTGTGAAAagtcttctcacctaattgaatcaaagataaagaacTATCCTAATGAAACATAGCTTGGATTGGATACATAATTGTACCTTCCCATGGATAGCTTGGATTGTATACTTAattgtacctttccatggatagaTTTGATTGGATACTTAATTGTACCTTTCCATAGATAGCTTTGATTGGATACTTAATTGTATCTTTGCATGAATAGCTTGGATTGGATACTTAATTGCATCTTTCCATGGATAACTTGGATTGGATACTTAattgtacctttccatggatatctTGGATTGGATACTTAATTGTACATTTCCATAGATATcttatgacttagcttggattggtcattaaatgacacatttccaTGGATAGCTTGGATTAGAAAGATAACGTGCCCTttcatggataataagaacaacttaagaaaataactaCTTCCCAcgttaataatgaactaaggttactcagggagtatctcatatgtgttcaaaggttttaaagatgttagcttgcattgatcatgttttatgacttatgttttctaaacTTCTTATATcgtgttttagcttggtcaattgcatgtcatgaaatgtctCCTTTTAGCacgatttaaatgttttatgaatgactatcatacttggtacattgttttttTTCTAACGCATATTATtacctacatttccccaaaatGTAGGGTACGATATTCAGGgtctcagtttcgtggctagaggttgacttggtttatttttgagcttggtgagtcctcatgcttcgaggatggaTTTTCATTGTTCCTAgtttcattcttattttttgttttgaacatgacactacaagaaaatgtaCATACGACGACATTAATTTGGTGACATTTGAAACGAATGTcggaaaataaagaatttcacGACATTTAAGAACAAAACGTCATAAAACAATGACATTTGATGTCAAATGTCGTAAAAATAATGGCATTTGGTATCAAATATAGTAAATATAATGACATTTGGTCCAAAATGTCACTATGATAATGACATTTATTGCAAAATGTCGTTGTTTTTAGCGACATTTAGCGAAAATGTCATTTAAATGATGACATTTTGCTAAAAATGTCGAATATAATATGACATTTTGTAATATGACATTTATTACAAAATGTCATTGGTTTTAgtgacatttaaaaaaatatcacttaaatagtgacatttagaaaaaatatcacttaaatagtgacatttaatataaatgttgaatatattatgacaTTTACTGCAAAATGTCATTGATTTTAGTGACATTTATTGTAAAATGTCGTTTTTAGCGACAATTAGcaaaaatgtcatttaaatGATGACATTTGCTACAAATGTCGAATATAATACGACATTTATTACAAAATGTCATTGGTTTTAGTGACATTTAGAAAACATATCGCTTAAATAGTGACATTTAATATAAACGTCGAATATGTTATGACATTTACTGCAAAATGTCATTGATTTTagtgacatttacaaaaaaatgtCACTAAAATAGTGACATTTGTTGTAAAATGACATTGATTTTAGCGACTTTTAGCAAAAATGTTACTAAAATAGCGACATTTAATACAAATGTCGAATATATTACACTACTAGAATTTCGTTGTTTGCCAACTTCAAAATTGGTCGGAATGTAGTTTTCCGATGACTTTCCAACTACTTTTGAGTAGTCGGCAAACTGAGTGTCGAAAAATACTTGCCGACTACCAGAGTcactatatataaattaaaacccGACCATTAAAGTACCTGAATTGCTGTTATTggtcacactttaaaagtgtcgCCTTTTATATCTCATCTACAACAACACTCATTAAGTGTAAGTTTTCTTATGTACATGCTAAAATTTATAATCCATAAGCTAAGCAAGTGTGGCCTTTGCTTCCTTATTGCCCACGATTTTAAAGTGTTGCCTTTTCTATCTTATGTATGACAACACTTTGAAGTGTAGTCCTTGCCCATGTGCATACCACAATTTACAGTCCTTTGGCTACACTTTTAAGTGTGGTAATGTATTATTTtggctataaaatatttatatgccacaatttctaattaaaaaacacCAATATTGTTTTGCGATAAATAATCTCAAACATTAAATTAGCTAAtaagtaattcaaatatatagatttgcaataaacttcaaaagatagtATGTCTTGTGTACATACACATATAAAGCAATATTCTAAATATGTGTacacaatagttcaaaaagtaCTCTTACAATAGTTCAACATATATTCTAGCGATGAATATATTtgacaaaatcaaatataatgtattcaaatttttacaatagttcaaaaactcTTCACTATCCACTTCCACTTCAATGAGATCAAATTGACTTGTGGCGACCCTTCAAATTTGATCACCTCCATTTCCCTAAACATTTAGAAAGaaactaacaatcaaaacaaaccatGTACAACAAATCAAATTGCAGCAGTTATAGAAGTTGGAAGTTTTGTTGGAGTGGAGGGTCTTGTTTAATAAAAGTATAAAGTTACTACAACCCAAAAAAGAGACATGAACTTCATGTctctttttgcttttttttttcctccatCTTCCTAAAGGAAAAAGTATAAAGTTACTATAACCCAAGACACTCTACTGCAAACACCCAGACAAGCATAGAATCAAAGTATTATTGCAGATTACAGATTTCAGATTATTGCAGATCACAGATTACAATTCCAGATTGCAGGTTCCAGATTCCTCCCAGCAGCTAGAACATTATTCAGATTTCATGAAAGTGGATGTGTAATTCAAAGATCAATACAGATGCCCAACAATTcaataagcaaaaaaaattcAGCTGCAACAGAGTTTCAAAAGCAACTTAGAGCTCCAATCTTAGAGCTCCTAGAATTCTACTTCAATCTTAGAGCTCAACAATTCAGCTGCAACAATTCAACTTTGTTTTACTTTTGGTGTAGCATGGAACTTTCAGATGAAGCTTTAATCTATCTTAGAGCTCCTAGAATTCCTACAGATTTAGATAGAGAAAAATCCCAAGATATTCTCTTGGGAACCCAGGCACTCTACTGAAGACACTAAGACAAGCATAGAATCGAAGGAACCTCACAAAATACCTTTTGGAGGACtgggaataaataaaaaacgaaatagaaataaaagaaaaacaagtaaCATGCAGAACAAGCATGCTTTGGGCTTTTCATGTAGTTGTGCCATCTATGAGCACCATTAGGACGAAGATGATCTTGAACTCGAGCAGCTGATTTTCCATTTCTGTAAGTCAAAAAGTAGTTAGGATTACCACGAGTTGCTTCCTTGTAGTTTCCAAAGTACATTTCTTTTGTGAGATGGTCATAATTCTTCTTGAACATCGAGACCTACCACATGATATAGATGTATTACTGGTAAACAATCTAAAAGAACTTTAGTTgcataattaaaacaaattacaGACTACATAAACTTTCTCGAAGAAATTCTAGTTGCCACAAACAAAGAGTAAGGTCTAACACTCAAGCTACTTATTTTACTTTCTTGGCTCCACAGTGTCTAACTCCAACGCAACCTTCTTTTTCATTCGTCTGGAAAGAGATGACTCTTTGACTACTAGGTGTTGCTCCATTCTCAAGTATTGGGTAATAGAATTATCCAAATTTATTTCAAGAAAATCTAAACCTATTCCTAGCCAAACGATTGAATTTAACACTAGAACTTGAAAGATAAGAAAAAAGGATATAGTGAAAAGATATCTTACTTCACTAAAAGGTTCCTTCACATCATCTCTCTCAACACTGCTCTCCTGAAATATTTGTCATCATCAGAGAAGATATTAACAAGAAAAAAGACAGCAGAATATGAAAATGAAGCAAATGCATGTTTTTTGACTATTCGTGCATGTAATTACATGCTTAGACAGAGTTAGAAGACAACCTAGAGCAATCTCAATGACTTACATAGTTAGGAAATATG
Proteins encoded in this region:
- the LOC125862200 gene encoding glycosyltransferase-like At3g57200 isoform X2, which produces MVIFPNYESSVERDDVKEPFSEVSMFKKNYDHLTKEMYFGNYKEATRGNPNYFLTYRNGKSAARVQDHLRPNGAHRWHNYMKSPKEMEVIKFEGSPQVNLISLKWKWIVKSF
- the LOC125862200 gene encoding glycosyltransferase-like At3g57200 isoform X3, with the translated sequence MLTWSYFLTIVERDDVKEPFSEVSMFKKNYDHLTKEMYFGNYKEATRGNPNYFLTYRNGKSAARVQDHLRPNGAHRWHNYMKSPKEMEVIKFEGSPQVNLISLKWKWIVKSF
- the LOC125862200 gene encoding glycosyltransferase-like At3g57200 isoform X1 produces the protein MHPAGSLELESSVERDDVKEPFSEVSMFKKNYDHLTKEMYFGNYKEATRGNPNYFLTYRNGKSAARVQDHLRPNGAHRWHNYMKSPKEMEVIKFEGSPQVNLISLKWKWIVKSF